From Dermacentor albipictus isolate Rhodes 1998 colony chromosome 8, USDA_Dalb.pri_finalv2, whole genome shotgun sequence:
TGAACGGCTGCCGATATTCATGCAATAATGTAGCGCAGTGGAGGAAGGTCTGGCTCAAAGCTCTGCGGACGACCTCCAGCTTGCACGAGCTGCGCCTCACTTTGCCAGACATGGACAAATCGCAGTTTCGCACTCTATTACAAGCTGTCGCTGACAACAAGACATTGAAGAAGGTGGTACTGCAAGAAGTGCCGCTGATCACGGATAGCGAAGGCAGCGCCGATCTGATGGTCCTCTCCAAAACCATCCAGGAGCTCAGCCTTGGCGACCGCGTTCGGCTCATGAACCTTTCTGTGACGTATCGGAACGCACCCAAGATATTGGCATCCACGGAACTTTCCAACGTGAACTTCGACAACCTCCGCATCGAGTTCCGCGCCCAACACGACCTGGAACCTTTGAAGGCATGCTGCGAGGTGCTCTCCCGCCGCGGCACCTCAACGTCAGTCAATATCTGCTGCGATTTGATGAGTCACATTGCGTTCGACACCGTGTTGGATTGGCTAGCCAAGTCGTCCACGCTGACCCACTTGGAAATTGTCGCCGATGATCACGCAGGGATAACGGATTTCTGCGGTCGCTGCGTCGACATGTACGACCGGGTGATCTTGGCGCTGGCGAGGAACGCCAACATCACTAGACTAAGTTTTGTGGGCGTCAAGGTACAACCGAAACACCTTGACAAGCTCCATGACTGTGCTCGTGAGCATGGAAATCTCATCGGGATCAGCCTGGCTCCCAGTTGCAGAGATGTCGACTCGTGCATCCCACATCACAGAAATTCGCGGAACATGAAGTTCTACGTGCACTGGATGAGGGTAAGGTCCATGGTTCTACGAtctcttgtttttgctttttggtgcagcaaaaaagaaaaataccgaAAACTCCAGACACGCTTGCGATTCAGCCGCTTTGTTCCAGGTGCGACGGCTCATGCACGGGAGGAACATGCATCCAGTCAGTCTGCATTTATCTGGCGGGTGAAAAGAATTAAACCAGAGAGATAAATGGGAATGTTCCCGTGACGGAGTTTCCAGTCAATACCGCAGTGCTGGTGAGAATGGCGGTAGTATGTATGTGAGGCTCAACAAAGCGCAGTTTCCAAAAAATAATTTCCAAGGGAAGCTTTGTCGCCATCACGGCGAGAGCGTGAGAATGTACATTGTCAAACTCAAGGTCAAATTACGCAGATGCGCCAGCCAATTACGTTCACCTAGGAAAAAGTGGTTTTTATGCAGGGTCCTATATTCTTCATATTGAATTATTGCGTATGGGAGTGATGGCGTATATGGCTTTTGCGATAGGGAGGTGCGACAATTCGCAGTGATTTTGCGTGGGTGCagcgacattaccttggtttgtTTAAAAGCAGTAATTGCTTTAAAATTTAGCAAAGTGAAACATAATGATTAGATAAGAAACACGCCTGAAGCCACGAAGATGAACATTACTCATCCGCCCTTAATCATGATTCCATGGTAGCTGAAAAGCAGAAGCTTCCTCCTGCGAATTTGGTGGGATACTCTGCTGCAATGCATGCTGTCGTAAGGAGCTAGCGAAGGAACTTCTCTGTATACTCTGCATTGATTACTTTGCCTTCTTTCTTGTCTTACAGATGTTTCGCTTGTTGAAACGTTCGTGCTATTGCGGAAGTACAATTTTCCGACTCAGCATTACCATTATGTCTGGCGTCGCCTTAAGCGGTATCGGCTGCGTAATATCTAACGAACAGTAATTTGAGGACAACTTACCTGGTTAACGGGCAGCTGACATGACATCAGAAACAGCTCCTTTTTTCCTCCATTACATGAATATTCTCAAAACTCTACAGAGAAAAGTAACAAGCTTTGGATAGCCGTGAATGATTTAAGAAGAGTTGCTTTTCTACTGCCAATTCGGTTTAGATTCCCGGAAGGATGGTGTGTTGTGACGTCATCACACAGTACGTGGGAGAAAGACACTGCGACGCTTTGACGCCCTCTCGGTCGTCCGTTATGATGCTACATCGGCCCTGCCAATGAGCAGCAGCATTGCGGACAACCGAGCGAGTCGGAGCGAGTGTCGAAACGTCGCAATCTCCTGCTCTAAGCTTACCGCCTTCTGCGTCATGAAGTCGCAACAACGCAGAAATGAAACTGCAACTGACTGCAGAAAAGCTCTTATATTAAATTATTAGAGCTGCAGTGAGGCCTGaccgtatttttttttcgcggtttATTCTCACTATGCCTTCAGtcgaagcaaaaaaagaaaagatcaagACTCGAGAGCCTCGTGTCCGTAACCGTGTTTACAATATGTCGTGATTGATGTAAGGACAAGATTAATCTCCATGATTGAGTGTGCAATTTTACCTCGCTCAAAGCTAAAAAACGGAAGTAGTCTGGTTGTTATACATGTTATGTGTCTGCTGGATCAGATTGAAGGTACGTATGGACGCGTCTCTACATTTACATCCCTCATGCAGATGTATAAGGCCCGCTACATCGCCACAGTGAGGCGGCTGCTTTGCAAGTTTAAAAATGTTATTGTATTGTGTGCACACGGGACATTACAGCTGTGCTTTTTCGGTGGCTTTGGGATTAGGCGTTACATATTCTGAAGAACGAAATAATGAAATAGTGAGTTATCTGTGTGTCGTTTTCCCTCGTTGGTCTAGGACATACTTATGTCAAACCAACTCGTTCCAGAGCatagtttttctttctcgaaaacCTTGACCACTGACGTCATGGTTGGCGTGTTTTAACAGCTAGCAGCGGAatgcacaaagcttttcgttaGTAAGTGCAGTGTGGCATGGGCCAACCGCTTTGCTTTGCCTTAGATTGTCCGATGCTCTTAAGAATAGTTCTAGCGTAATAACACTCCTCTTATTACGGCCCTATGTTGGGCCGCATATGGTTTCCAATTTTACTGCACATCCATCACGGCCACCACGTGGCCTTAGAGATCGGTCTCCGTGAATGTTGAGGTGCGAGGCGCGATGTCCGACGCGAGCTGTTCACGCGCGCGTTCATTGCTGTTTCTTTACAAAATTTTGAACACTCGCAGAAACTGCAGGGGCTCGTGCGCAAGAATGAAGCGCGAATCGGCGTGGCAGCCAGGCTCGTGTTGGGCGAGGACAACCGCAGGGGTGCCAGACTCATCGAACGCCTGCACGAGCATCCTCGGTTGCTGGAACTGGTGCGGCAAGGAGCATCGGTCACCGACGCCGAGGCCCGAAAGATGGCCCAGCGAGCCATGGAGAGGGTGCGGGACTGCAGCTTTCGCGACTACTTGAGGCTCACCGGCGTGGTCAAGGAGAAAGTGGAGCGCCTTGACCCCGACTCCAAAGAAGTCCACCTTGTGGACTTGCCGGCAGACTTCTTGCTCCGGGTGCGCCGATGCCTGAAGATTACGGACGTTTATGTGTTCGGTGTCCCATTCAGGAAGGGGCGTCCCTGGCCCTTGCTCCCCGTAGAACCTCTGGTTGGTATGAGGTTTGCAtgagcccccctcccccaaaaAATTGTTGCAGCGCTAGTCGCTGCTCAGGCCGACCTATCTTCTTTCAATGGGTGCTGCCGTTGGTTAAGTAACGGAAGCGCGCTCGCTTGTACAACAACGTATGCACGCACTAACTGAGAAATAACAGCATTATTACGTACGGACAAACACGTCATTATGTTTTCCTTCTTTATGTCGAAATATCATAATAAAATATGTCACGCGAACGATTACCACTTCACTCATCCAAATAAATCGAAGATGGCAGCATTTCTAACTTTTCAGAGTCAAcagctaacacttccagggtgtGCTCGACGAGCAGGAATCGCCAGACGTACATTACGAGGACTTATCATCCAAAAGCTCATGGAACATGCTGGGATTTCCTGccccttagggccgatttacgctcaagccgcccatcgccgcaccgcacgcgtgcggtcgcgcgaaagattgcacgtatcaaacacttgtgcacgaatttcggtttacaatgtgtaagttatacactgtgcacacagtgtaaatggtaatttgtgcacaagtgctggatacgtgcaatttttcgcgcgaccgcaagcgtgcggtgagGCTTGCGGCGATGgacggctcgagcgtaaatcggcccttagtcAGGGCCAGTTCAGACAAAATACCTAGGAAACCATGGGTGCTTGGAGGACTATGTATGTCTGACGCCACTGACACTTTTTATTTCACCATTGATACATCTTGGTGCAAGCAGCCGCCATGACTGGGTACCTTCGCTATGCACCTGATTCTGTACGTTACGTGCAGTACTGGGGAGCTATTCTGTAAGTGCCCACCTAGTGGACAtctccattttgtctgctgctgaagtgttgATTGGCTGAGGGCGCCTGTTTGCTTCTGACGTGCACGatagcccagccaatcagaacttcagcagcagacttAATGGACATCACCACTAGGTAGACTTAGAATATatatttctcccccccccccccccccccccccggtactTGCATTTTagggttgtttcttttttctcgataAATACCGATTTAAATGATATCCTTCTGTCGAAACAGAACCAAGAGTTTCGTCGAGATAGATCGATAGAAGAAACGAGGCGTCGGCGCCAAAGAAGcagagtcccggaccaggacgaatttttcttcaactctgaggcttttctttagaggaacccgtatgggtttcctttgtagcaattgctacgaaagggtggatgtctgatttttcctttattaattacttctttccatcttgcgcgtttccgcagaactactacgtcaaacaaaGGGAACCTCTGCAGACTTCCCAAGGTGGTGTTAGATTCTACTTGTCCCGCCTGTGAGGGATAGACTATGGAGCTGTCAGAGAGGAATGTGCGAAGTAAGACATAGAGGTTGGCAGGGCAGTGTCGATCCATCAAAAAATCGGAGGCTACGGTTGGCTCGTATCAACACAGGTAATTTCAGGAATCCCCCCACTGAGCGCGTTTCTGGTCACAATAATCATCGATATTTATCGTGAATCACGATAATTTAGATAGTTCATGTTCTACCGCCGTTTGCAATAGTGCCCGCGATGTTCTCCTGACAATTAGTAACGCCGATCCAATATCCGCAGAAAATGCGTGTAGCTGCTTTTAGTTATAACTTCCAAAGGCACGGCGAGTGATTGACCAAGATATATTGAAAGAATGAGGCGCTTTAGAAGAAATGTTGGTTCGTTGCCAGGTTAGGGGAAGGTGTAACACTTGGTTATTTGCGGTACGTTTTCATTACTGCCAGGAAGTTTATCACTTTTTTGTTTGAGCAGTGAATGTATGCCTCGCATACAGTCACGTTCATAGACACCAACTAAGACAGGCTTCGAGCTCCCTCCGTAGATTTCCAGGAGTCGgcaggtgagggggggggggggtatgcagAGGTCCGCATCCCTGCGCCCAACTTTAACAATGTCAGGCCTCTGTCACCCACGTATGACTTTCTTTTAGGTTATTCCTAACTTTTCACTGGTTCGTTGTTGTATTGCTGTAGTATTGTTCGTACGAGTGGACTCCAGTGTTTTATGAAATACAATTCTCATTTTGCGCAATTGCTGATGATCTAGGGAAAATCGCATTTTAGAAAAATTGACCAAACTAATCTTCATTTCTAATAGTATACGGGCAGCTTCTACCTAGAGGATGAAAATCTTGCTAAGCGTTCGCATTCTTTCACAGCAAATGAACTAGTGTGGCTAAGACCACTCCAAAAGTGTATGTGCTTGATTTGATGGTGTCCTAGAAGACCTGTATCATTCACGGAGTATATATGTTGAGCTTATAACGTGCTGATAAGCTAGTTAGCAATTCATGACGGAGTTATAGGTACTATAGGTAGTTAAGGGTGtacattattttacagtgtacctgTCTTCTGCGCGCTCTCCTTAAACGAGTCCTCATGCATGCGCAGGCCTATGAGCTTGATCGGCGCAGAAAAGAGCACTGCTACGTAGTGCCTTTCTGCCACCTATCTCAGACAGTGTCAAAGCCTTTGGACGCAAGACACAATGACAGCTCGCTTATGTTTGTCCTTATTCTGTTTGTCAAACTTCCTCGGCCCTATGATTCCGGTATCAGTTGGTCGCGGATTTGCACAATCATGCTATGAGGGTATCCATTCTTCTTTAGTTTATCAATATTTTTGTTCAGGCTATCTGTGACTACGCGATAGCAGGATTTCTAAATTGTTTGCTCGATAACCAATTTTCCTATCGCTCTTTTTGCGACATTCTAGAACGGTTCGAATCGTAGCGtaagttctttttttcccctctcgtTTTGCAGGGCCAACATATGTGACAACGTCGTAGGCTTATGTTTAAGTCCATGAATTCTGTTATCGAAGCTTCTGGTAGTTCGTGCGTGAAAGTGATGCTTTGTGTGTCTCCTGGAACTTGTTCAACACAGCCGTGACACTAATATGACTTAGTTCGCTATACTCGGTGGGTGCAAGATAATTACCAACATATCTGAAGCAACGGTTTACACTAGCAACTTTGAGCATTTCTGTCAATCACCTGTCTCCAGCCGCAAGATATAAATCCCACAGCAGCAGTGCTGAGCACGATCGTACGTGGCAATTCCTTCTTTAGAAAAGAAAATATTCCTGCTCATATTCGATATACACAGGGTTTATTTACGTTATCTGTATGTACGTGAAAAAATGTGCACAAAACATTTTCGAACGTATTGCAACGTAGCCTATCCGTACAAGTTCCCGCACTCTTCAACTGTCTTGATTGCAGCCTCCTTCGGTGTGTAGTAATATAGTAGGTCTGTGACGTCGATAGGAAAACACTAATTGGCGGAGACATTTTGGCGAAGCCGACGACttgctccggattaatttttctcttttttttcgcaaCTTAACGTCAACCGGTAGGACCAAAAGGCAGGCTTGGAGATATTTAACGAAGGCCCATTGCCAGCTTCCTCTGTCTTTAATAAATGTTCTTAACGGGTGGTCCAGCTACTGGGTCTAGACCGAAAGGACGGCCGAAGAATCAATGTCTTGCGTTCTTTCAGGTTCTCCTAGTTTTGTGAGTCTCATATTATGGCAGACCttctccatctttttttttttttagttgtcctagtttctttttctctaCATGGCTATTCTCGGCGTTCTTCAAGAGAGCTTGTTTTCCAAAGGTAGTGTAATTTTCGACGTTCATTATTAAGAAAGCGCTTGTTTTGTCCGATAGTAGAGGCTTGAGATATTTTGTTTTTCATAAACGTGACAATCTTTTTTATGCCAATCGTTCTTTAGAGATGAAAGTTCTTCTCTTCCCTGCTTTCACGCAGCTGTTTCTTGCTCCGGAACCCTGTCGCTTCGCAGAAATGCAAACTACTCAGTTGGTGCCACTTTCGGCTGTACTGCGTATATTTCGGTCCTTTCTGTAAAACCTGGAGGACTTGAATAGGAAGAGCTTCTTCGGCTGAAGAATTTTCTTAGGCCgtgctacgtttttttttatttctagctAGCTTTACACGTCATTAGTTTCATTTATGAGCGCTATATAGCGGATAACCTCTCTAACCAGCGTCTTACGACTTTAACTAAATGCATAGACTTTAAAATGTGGCCTGAAGAATTCAAAAAGCATCAACGATTTCCCTTTGTAACCTATTCAAAGGATTTTCAACAACGGAGAATACAACAAGGGAAGGCAAGTTAAATGAGATACGGCGCTAGAGTAGCTGGTCTAGAAACGGTTACATATAACATCGCAAAAGTAAAGAAAACACGTGGCTAACTGCTACATAAACAAATGAGCAAGGTCAACATCAGCCCTTTCGAGCGGGAGATACAAGTTACCTCGTCGCATTGGTTCCCACCCACACCGGCGCAGACAAAGCGGGCGAAGATCCTGCGATACAGTTGATTATCTCTCTGACCCACAATGAAGGACTTGAACCACATACATCAATTTGAAAGGTGAAAACGTATTGCAGACTGGTACCCTTATAACAACTCAGGCAGCACACCAGTGATCCAAGCAATGATCCAAGCACGGCCCAATCCTGGCAGAAATCGGTACCAATCTTCAACCAA
This genomic window contains:
- the LOC139049131 gene encoding uncharacterized protein isoform X1 translates to MEPPNLCVPCTKTTDERCQLLQHQEAINKVLLGAGLELCEDVRQVGGARLAVTQNSACNYPLWAPPDDPVRTSAFKLANDLLTCHSGCFTALEIYSTVCCTRQALDALRKSAALKSLTVCLVDDDSRQDPNHLPVFGVVHSLPSLEELVFKTESDPLHSTVKFGHGHLLGRALGNLTTLDVRALEMSADNVQQLVRALIANRTVADLAVGGCVYRAGFNGTPGEVFARYLTTSAATLKKLTLSDGPICDDLVLWKTLIPALCEMTTLEELSLGLSIGYQIFTEVTALFAELALRCPTLRLLQLPRPGQTYRGQFLNGCRYSCNNVAQWRKVWLKALRTTSSLHELRLTLPDMDKSQFRTLLQAVADNKTLKKVVLQEVPLITDSEGSADLMVLSKTIQELSLGDRVRLMNLSVTYRNAPKILASTELSNVNFDNLRIEFRAQHDLEPLKACCEVLSRRGTSTSVNICCDLMSHIAFDTVLDWLAKSSTLTHLEIVADDHAGITDFCGRCVDMYDRVILALARNANITRLSFVGVKVQPKHLDKLHDCAREHGNLIGISLAPSCRDVDSCIPHHRNSRNMKFYVHWMRKLQGLVRKNEARIGVAARLVLGEDNRRGARLIERLHEHPRLLELVRQGASVTDAEARKMAQRAMERVRDCSFRDYLRLTGVVKEKVERLDPDSKEVHLVDLPADFLLRVRRCLKITDVYVFGVPFRKGRPWPLLPVEPLVGMRFA